CTGACTGAGTCTCACTGACTATCTGTCCTGTCTCATCCCTACAGGAGAGAGTCCCAGCCATCACTCTGCAGCCGGGGAGAGACCCTCTACATCAGGAGAACCTGAGTCTGACTCAGTCTCACTGACTATATCTGTCCTGTCTCATCCCCACAGGAGAGAGTCCCAGCCATCACTCTGCAGCCGGGGAgagtccctctataacagtatcAGGAGAACCTGAACAACACCAGATGAAACGCAGAACGAGGCAGAAAAAGACCCACCCATGCCCAGATTGTGGGAAACACTGCCAGACATTATCGGCACTACAAATACACATGAGAacccacacaggagagaagccttataccTGCTCTGAGTGTGGGAAGGGCTTCACTCATCAATGTAGTTTGAGATGCCACCACCAGAAGAAACATTCTGAACAGATTAAAACTGACCCGGATGACAAGATTGGCTGCTGTTGTGGACAAGAGTTCTCTTCCAAGAATGTTCTGGAGGTTCACTTGAAGACAAACACTGGAGACAAGCCTTACACCTGCTGTGTGTGTAAGAAGACCTTTACTCATAAAGCATTACTGAAAGTACACCAGCGAtcccacacaggagagaagcctttctcttgctctctgtgtGAGAAGAGTTTTACTCAAAAAGGGAACTTGACAACACACGAGAAGTCGCACGCCGGAGAGAAACACCCTTGCTCagtctgtggaaagagtttcactCAGAAAGGCTATCTGAAGATTCATCAGCGGCTTCACTGTTCCGACGGGGAGTTGAGTTCCTCTGTATCAAGAGCACTTGAACACCGACAGAGGAGAGCTAAGGCGACTCACAGATGCCCAGACTGTGGGAAGGAGTTCCCTCAAACATATTACCTGGACAGACacatgagaacacacacaggagagaggcctTACCAGTGCTCTGTGTGTGGGATGAGTTTCACGCAGAAAGGGAATTTAAAAACGCATCAGAAAGTGCACACGGGTGAGAACACGTTATGCTGTCATTGATTTATTATTGATTAATCATGATTGATGATGACAGCCTACACTCCTAACAGCTTCACATTAGCACGTTGCATTAGCTTCACATAGCACGTTGCATGTAAACTTTAATGGAAGTGGTAGGACCCTGGTTTGCAAGCTACAAATAGTGTGTGGgctacagagtgaaaagaaaaaaTGAAATGGCATTAAAACAAATAGGGCATTTAAATGACATTAAAACAACTAGGAAATAGGGTATCTGAAATAGCTCACCCTGTTTCTTTCCCACAGGAGATTATCCCAGCTCCTGGTCCACTGGTGAGGGGAGTCCCTGTACATCGGGAGAAGCTGAACAACACCAGGATAACCACGCGGACGTCACATCTCACGGCTGCCTCGTGTGCGGCGAGGAACACTCTAACCTCCCAGAACTACACAAACACATGAGATCTCACACGGGAGAAAAGTGCCTCGCCTGCCCTGTGTGTGGCAAGACTTACCCCAGAGAATTTGACCTCAAAGTCCacctcagaacacacacaggagagaaacctcacGAGTGCATTGAATGCGGCAAGAGCTTCGTTCGTAAACAAGGGCTCCGGCAGCACCAGAGGACACATGACGCCAAGCCCATCGGACCGACCCGCCAGTTAAGCAGGCCAAAGCAGTTAACCAGGGCTCAAATGTCCAAGAAAGTGCCAAAGATGGAGAGTGATGCAGGACTGCCAGTACTATGACAATTAGCTGCAACTTTGTCTCTTAGTAGGTAGAGTTCTTCTTCTCGCTGaagctgtgtctgtgttgtcgcCATCTCTGATCAGTTAGATAATCATGCTAACTCTCACTCATCTCATCAATCAACATATTATGATCaacaaaatggggggggggggggggggggggggggtcgatttTTCATCAATGCTGTGATGGTGCTAAGAAATCAACCGTGACTTGTAGCCCACTTGTGAAATGTTCCTCACTGAGAATAACCATGGCATGATTAATAAAGTAGCATTCTGGTTATGGTTCCTGTTGTCTTTCCCTCCAGCTCAGATGGTGGCAGTAATGTCCAGGCAGGAGAGGACCTGAAGGACACAAGGAAATAGTCATGTAGCTAGCTAAGCTGACGTTGGATACGCGGTTGTTTACGTTCTCACTTCACTGACTAACGTTAGCTTGCAACTAGCTAGCGTAACCTTTCTTTGAGCTGAACGCAACAAGGAAAGAACAACATTTTTGTTCTTCGTAGCAAAGCCAGCAACGGTGGATTAATGCAGGCACAGCGTCCTTCTCGAGATAATTTCGAGTTCATTCACAATGCAGGAGGTTAGCTAACGTCAGCTAAGTAGCTAACTGGTTGGAGCCATAGATATCCTATTAAATTACAAGAGGGGCTACGCcataaaccctcaaagttccaTAGTGGAGccaaaatggcagccatcttggtcagggagaaataCAAAACCAGTCTTAATTGGTATGAAAGGCAGTAGGTGATGCATTTCCTGCTTTTACTGATGCAGGAAAATACAAGTAAGGCATGTGATGTATCAGAAATGGTGTCATAAATTACATTCAACCTAAAATGATTGGTTATAATTATAAATACCTGTTATACAGGTTTTATACAAATGTTCTGTATAAATTGTCTCTAAAATATTTGCaaacagaccataaatgtctccattttttttttattggaaaGCTGTGACTGCTATTATATCATACAATATtagtacttgttgcatttacaagTTGTCTAGTTAATTTAAACAATTGATGTAATCATTCCTGTAAAACTGCCTGGCTAGCGAGCTAACACATATACAGTGCAGATACATTATTCACATTAGGTGAGATTCTACATGTTATTCTATGTGTAACTCACAGAGATCCTATTCAATTAGATTAGGTGAGATTCTACATGTTATTCTGGGTGTAACTCACAGAGATCCTATTTAATTAGATTAGGTGAGATTCTGCATGTTATTCTGGGTGTAACTCACAGAGATCCCATTCAATTAGATTAGGTGAGATTCTACATGTTATTCTGGGTGTAACTCACAGAGATCC
This is a stretch of genomic DNA from Oncorhynchus clarkii lewisi isolate Uvic-CL-2024 chromosome 17, UVic_Ocla_1.0, whole genome shotgun sequence. It encodes these proteins:
- the LOC139370036 gene encoding oocyte zinc finger protein XlCOF6-like, producing the protein MEENSEDPSSPSPSCSTKTQPTVSPGPDRNHGDQEDSNHGDQKDTPQGQERVTVSLDTNSETPTFNIVVKEEEDWELDNTGESPSHHSAAGESPSITVSGEPEQHQMKRRTRQKKTHPCPDCGKHCQTLSALQIHMRTHTGEKPYTCSECGKGFTHQCSLRCHHQKKHSEQIKTDPDDKIGCCCGQEFSSKNVLEVHLKTNTGDKPYTCCVCKKTFTHKALLKVHQRSHTGEKPFSCSLCEKSFTQKGNLTTHEKSHAGEKHPCSVCGKSFTQKGYLKIHQRLHCSDGELSSSVSRALEHRQRRAKATHRCPDCGKEFPQTYYLDRHMRTHTGERPYQCSVCGMSFTQKGNLKTHQKVHTGDYPSSWSTGEGSPCTSGEAEQHQDNHADVTSHGCLVCGEEHSNLPELHKHMRSHTGEKCLACPVCGKTYPREFDLKVHLRTHTGEKPHECIECGKSFVRKQGLRQHQRTHDAKPIGPTRQLSRPKQLTRAQMSKKVPKMESDAGLPVL